The following are encoded in a window of Vigna unguiculata cultivar IT97K-499-35 chromosome 8, ASM411807v1, whole genome shotgun sequence genomic DNA:
- the LOC114193851 gene encoding beta-1,3-galactosyltransferase 7-like isoform X1 yields MKNRGSAKISAKWVPVFSVFSFILGMIITTRMWEAPESNGVHLSNHRRDQELQVVSEDCATKKDKDVMSEVYKTHEAIQGVRSLDKQISVLQMELAMARSSRESEISNTLATRSPTEGPLRKKVFLVIGINTAFSSRKRRDSVRETWMPQGEQLLQLEQEKGIVIRFMIGHSATSNSILDRAIDSEEAQHKDFLRLEHVEGYHELSAKTRTFFSTAVAKWDADFYVKVDDDVHVNLGVLATTLTRHRSKPRVYIGCMKSGPVLSRTDVKYHEPEFWKFGEEGNKYFRHATGQIYAISSDLATYISINQPILHKYANEDVSLGAWFIGLEVEHIDERSMCCGTPPDCEWKAEAGNICVASFDWSCSGICKSVEKIKYVHSKCGEGDGAVWSALV; encoded by the exons ATGAAGAATCGTGGTTCCGCCAAAATCTCTGCAAAATGGGTTCCAGTTTTCTCTGTATTTTCCTTCATTCTTGGAATGATCATAACAACCAG GATGTGGGAGGCACCTGAGTCTAATGGGGTGCATCTGTCAAATCATCGACGCGACCAAGAACTGCAAGTGGTGTCAGAGGATTGTGCCACTAAAAAG GATAAGGATGTAATGAGTGAAGTGTACAAAACCCATGAGGCCATTCA AGGTGTCAGATCTCTGGACAAGCAAATTTCCGTCCTTCAGATGGAGCTAGCAATGGCAAGGAGTAGCAGAGAATCTGAGATCTCGAACACCTTGGCCACAAGATCCCCCACTGAAGGCCCTCTGAGGAAGAAGGTGTTTCTAGTGATTGGCATAAACACTGCTTTCAGTAGCAGGAAACGGCGTGATTCAGTTAGAGAGACTTGGATGCCTCAAG GGGAACAGCTTCTTCAACTGGAACAAGAGAAGGGAATTGTCATCAGATTCATGATTGGTCACAG TGCAACTTCTAACAGCATTCTTGATCGAGCTATTGATTCAGAAGAAGCTCAGCACAAAGATTTCCTTCGCCTG GAACATGTTGAAGGGTATCATGAATTGTCTGCAAAGACAAGAACTTTCTTTTCTACTGCAGTTGCAAAATGGGATGCTGATTTCTATGTCAAAGTGGATGATGATGTCCACGTCAATTTAG GTGTACTTGCAACAACCCTTACTCGTCATCGTTCAAAACCCAGGGTGTATATTGGATGTATGAAATCTGGACCTGTTCTTTCACGAAC GGATGTGAAGTATCACGAACCTGAGTTTTGGAAGTTTGGAGAAGAGGGTAACAAATACTTCCGACATGCAACTGGACAGATATACGCAATCTCTAGTGATCTAGCCACCTACATTTCCATTAACCA GCCAATATTGCACAAATATGCCAATGAAGATGTGTCTCTTGGTGCATGGTTCATTGGTCTAGAAGTTGAGCACATAGATGAGCGCAGCATGTGCTGTGGAACTCCTCCAG ACTGTGAGTGGAAGGCAGAAGCAGGAAACATATGTGTTGCATCCTTTGACTGGAGCTGCAGTGGAATCTGCAAGTCAGTGGAGAAGATCAAATATGTGCACTCAAAATGTGGT
- the LOC114193851 gene encoding beta-1,3-galactosyltransferase 7-like isoform X2 yields the protein MKNRGSAKISAKWVPVFSVFSFILGMIITTRMWEAPESNGVHLSNHRRDQELQVVSEDCATKKDKDVMSEVYKTHEAIQSLDKQISVLQMELAMARSSRESEISNTLATRSPTEGPLRKKVFLVIGINTAFSSRKRRDSVRETWMPQGEQLLQLEQEKGIVIRFMIGHSATSNSILDRAIDSEEAQHKDFLRLEHVEGYHELSAKTRTFFSTAVAKWDADFYVKVDDDVHVNLGVLATTLTRHRSKPRVYIGCMKSGPVLSRTDVKYHEPEFWKFGEEGNKYFRHATGQIYAISSDLATYISINQPILHKYANEDVSLGAWFIGLEVEHIDERSMCCGTPPDCEWKAEAGNICVASFDWSCSGICKSVEKIKYVHSKCGEGDGAVWSALV from the exons ATGAAGAATCGTGGTTCCGCCAAAATCTCTGCAAAATGGGTTCCAGTTTTCTCTGTATTTTCCTTCATTCTTGGAATGATCATAACAACCAG GATGTGGGAGGCACCTGAGTCTAATGGGGTGCATCTGTCAAATCATCGACGCGACCAAGAACTGCAAGTGGTGTCAGAGGATTGTGCCACTAAAAAG GATAAGGATGTAATGAGTGAAGTGTACAAAACCCATGAGGCCATTCA ATCTCTGGACAAGCAAATTTCCGTCCTTCAGATGGAGCTAGCAATGGCAAGGAGTAGCAGAGAATCTGAGATCTCGAACACCTTGGCCACAAGATCCCCCACTGAAGGCCCTCTGAGGAAGAAGGTGTTTCTAGTGATTGGCATAAACACTGCTTTCAGTAGCAGGAAACGGCGTGATTCAGTTAGAGAGACTTGGATGCCTCAAG GGGAACAGCTTCTTCAACTGGAACAAGAGAAGGGAATTGTCATCAGATTCATGATTGGTCACAG TGCAACTTCTAACAGCATTCTTGATCGAGCTATTGATTCAGAAGAAGCTCAGCACAAAGATTTCCTTCGCCTG GAACATGTTGAAGGGTATCATGAATTGTCTGCAAAGACAAGAACTTTCTTTTCTACTGCAGTTGCAAAATGGGATGCTGATTTCTATGTCAAAGTGGATGATGATGTCCACGTCAATTTAG GTGTACTTGCAACAACCCTTACTCGTCATCGTTCAAAACCCAGGGTGTATATTGGATGTATGAAATCTGGACCTGTTCTTTCACGAAC GGATGTGAAGTATCACGAACCTGAGTTTTGGAAGTTTGGAGAAGAGGGTAACAAATACTTCCGACATGCAACTGGACAGATATACGCAATCTCTAGTGATCTAGCCACCTACATTTCCATTAACCA GCCAATATTGCACAAATATGCCAATGAAGATGTGTCTCTTGGTGCATGGTTCATTGGTCTAGAAGTTGAGCACATAGATGAGCGCAGCATGTGCTGTGGAACTCCTCCAG ACTGTGAGTGGAAGGCAGAAGCAGGAAACATATGTGTTGCATCCTTTGACTGGAGCTGCAGTGGAATCTGCAAGTCAGTGGAGAAGATCAAATATGTGCACTCAAAATGTGGT